GAATTTGAGGTCATTAAGAAATTTAACACACTTGATTTTCAAATGTCAAGAGCCATAGAATTTGGGTATTTTAATGAGTACAAAAATGTTTATATGCTTTTAAATTGGATAGAAGGTCATTCACTTGAAGAAAAGTTGCATTCTTTACCTCAAATAGAACAATATCGACTTGGATTACATTCAGGTGAAATTTTAAAACAAATTCATAGTATTCTAGTTGAACCACAAGATGTTCCTTCGGTAAATAAAATTTCTAAAAAGTTATTACAATTACAAAAGTATGAAGATTCATCTGTCAGAATTTCAAATGATGAAACTGCCATAGCATTTGTAAAAAACAATATTGATATGTTGTGCAAGTCATCGCCTGTTTATGAACACGGTGACTTTCATGTGGGAAATTTAATATATACACCTGATAAAACGATTGGAGTTATAGATTTTAACCGTTGGGAATGTGGTGATAAATATGAAGAGTTTTACAAGGTTCAAAGTTTTGATGTAGAATATAGTATTGCGTTCTCAGTAGGAGAAATTCAAGGATACTTTGATGGAGACCCTCCAACTGATTTTTGGAAAGTACAGGCGGTATATGTGGCACATGCGTCTTTGTATTCAATTAAATGGGCAGAAAAATTTGGACAAAAAGAAGTTGATGGAATGACCAAACGTTGTCTTCAAGCGTTCACTCATTACGATAATTTTAACTTAATAATTCCAAAATGGTATTTACAAAATAAAGATAAATACAGATTTAAATTATAGGAGATTTAAGTGTAAATACTATCTCAGCATAATTTTGTGCATATCAAAAAGATTCATGTATTTATAATTTTTTTGAAGACATGAATTCTAAATTATATTATAATGGAATTATTTTATGCGGCGGATTTGCGCCTCTTTTCTTGACAGTTGTAGAAGACTGCAAGAGTGTCAAAGAAGGTCTTTTTGTCATTTATTCTTTAAAATCAAAAACAATCTTACTATCCTTTATAATTAGAAATGCATCAAATTCCTTTCCATTCTTACTTTTGAATCCTTTTATAAGATTAGTTTTTTTATCTTTTAGTAACTTTTTAACCATAGATTCCGTTATACTTTTACTTGCTATTTTGCTACCTATAAAAAATTTACAGCCCTCTTTCCACTTATCACATCCATACCCCGATCTATTAGCTACAATATTACCTTTTCCACACACTGGACATGTTCCTAACCCTTTATTTTCAGAACTAAAATCAAATGCTACACTTTGATCTTTTA
This genomic interval from Clostridium kluyveri contains the following:
- a CDS encoding aminoglycoside phosphotransferase family protein, translating into MNYNFNDITISNTWIKIKKIEYGWSSDEKYYIEDNKNMKYLLRISTADTYEQKKKEFEVIKKFNTLDFQMSRAIEFGYFNEYKNVYMLLNWIEGHSLEEKLHSLPQIEQYRLGLHSGEILKQIHSILVEPQDVPSVNKISKKLLQLQKYEDSSVRISNDETAIAFVKNNIDMLCKSSPVYEHGDFHVGNLIYTPDKTIGVIDFNRWECGDKYEEFYKVQSFDVEYSIAFSVGEIQGYFDGDPPTDFWKVQAVYVAHASLYSIKWAEKFGQKEVDGMTKRCLQAFTHYDNFNLIIPKWYLQNKDKYRFKL